The following are encoded together in the Pedobacter steynii genome:
- a CDS encoding DUF2130 domain-containing protein: MSTEIKCPNCAHTFPIEEVMAEEYKKDLREKMVTFTKQKDEEYNKKLNEISQQQKQQEQAFEQQHKLQAQAFEQKLAEEKKILQTALEENLRKSIASDFENKLQMMDNANKESEEKLKLARAKELDFLMKEKAMKEKEEEMEIQLQRKLQEQRAEMVEQIRKQETEKNNLKDTEHQLRVKELEKQLDDQKKLAEEMKRKAEQGSMQLQGEVQELILEELLRNAFPFDLITEVGKGVRGADCVHHVRNQFGQECGKIIYESKRTKDFSMEWIEKLKKDMRSIGVDVAVIVTQAYPKGMDCFGEKDGVWICSFDEVKAVSYILRDGIVKLFGAVKSQENRGDKMHMLYDYLTSNEFSEQWKAIREGFMSMRLSIQKERDAMEKLWKAREKQLEKVMLNAAHIRGSIEGIAGTDTIQLSLTDDEDDDDDALLLE, encoded by the coding sequence ATGTCAACAGAAATAAAATGCCCTAATTGCGCACACACTTTTCCAATAGAAGAGGTAATGGCTGAGGAATATAAAAAAGACCTCAGAGAAAAGATGGTCACTTTTACCAAGCAAAAGGACGAAGAATACAATAAAAAGCTGAATGAGATCAGCCAGCAGCAAAAACAACAGGAACAGGCCTTTGAGCAACAGCACAAGCTTCAGGCTCAGGCATTCGAGCAAAAACTTGCAGAAGAAAAGAAAATCCTGCAAACTGCGCTGGAAGAGAATCTAAGAAAAAGCATTGCCAGTGATTTTGAGAATAAACTTCAAATGATGGACAATGCCAATAAAGAGAGTGAAGAGAAATTGAAACTCGCCCGTGCCAAAGAGCTTGATTTCCTGATGAAGGAAAAAGCAATGAAGGAAAAGGAAGAAGAAATGGAAATCCAGCTTCAACGCAAACTTCAGGAGCAACGGGCAGAAATGGTGGAGCAGATCAGAAAACAGGAAACAGAAAAAAATAACCTTAAAGATACAGAGCATCAGCTTCGGGTAAAAGAGCTCGAAAAGCAACTCGACGATCAGAAAAAACTGGCCGAAGAAATGAAGCGCAAAGCCGAGCAAGGTTCCATGCAGTTGCAGGGCGAAGTTCAGGAACTGATCTTAGAAGAACTTTTACGCAATGCCTTCCCCTTTGACTTGATTACTGAGGTTGGTAAAGGGGTAAGGGGAGCCGATTGCGTGCACCACGTCAGAAATCAATTTGGACAGGAATGTGGCAAGATCATTTATGAAAGCAAGCGTACCAAAGATTTCTCTATGGAATGGATTGAGAAACTGAAAAAAGACATGCGCAGTATAGGGGTTGATGTTGCAGTAATTGTTACACAGGCTTACCCTAAGGGCATGGATTGTTTCGGGGAAAAAGATGGGGTATGGATTTGTTCTTTTGATGAAGTAAAGGCGGTATCCTATATCCTTCGCGATGGCATTGTCAAATTATTTGGTGCGGTAAAATCACAGGAAAACCGTGGCGACAAAATGCATATGTTGTACGACTACCTAACCAGTAATGAGTTTTCTGAACAGTGGAAAGCCATCAGAGAAGGCTTCATGAGCATGAGACTTTCCATTCAAAAAGAAAGGGATGCCATGGAGAAACTTTGGAAAGCCCGTGAAAAACAATTGGAAAAGGTGATGTTAAACGCAGCGCATATCCGTGGCTCTATAGAAGGAATTGCTGGAACAGATACCATTCAACTCAGCCTTACTGATGATGAAGACGATGATGACGATGCACTATTATTAGAATAA
- a CDS encoding metal-dependent transcriptional regulator, translated as MLSYTEENYLKALLKLSFQNEDKPEAGTNEMAAYLGVKPATATDMLKKLKEKELVTYKKYGKILLTETGKQSGIAILRKHRLWETFLYEKLDFSWDEVHEVAEQLEHIQSAKLVNKLEEFLNFPEFDPHGDPIPKANGEIPTIDKVLLSALKADESCRVVAVKDTSTVFLQYLEKLSITIGTAIKVLERIDFDGSLSIQIADEEPRNVSMKFAESLFVKR; from the coding sequence ATGCTATCTTACACGGAAGAAAACTATTTAAAGGCTTTATTGAAACTGAGCTTTCAGAATGAGGATAAACCTGAGGCAGGCACCAATGAAATGGCCGCCTACTTGGGTGTGAAGCCTGCTACAGCAACAGACATGTTGAAAAAGCTGAAAGAAAAAGAATTGGTTACCTATAAGAAATATGGTAAAATACTGCTTACTGAAACCGGAAAACAAAGTGGAATTGCCATTTTAAGGAAACACCGGCTCTGGGAAACTTTTCTATACGAAAAGCTGGATTTCAGTTGGGATGAGGTTCATGAGGTGGCAGAGCAGCTGGAGCATATCCAGTCGGCCAAGCTGGTGAATAAGCTGGAAGAATTTTTAAATTTCCCTGAGTTTGATCCCCATGGCGATCCGATTCCTAAGGCAAACGGAGAGATTCCAACCATCGATAAGGTATTACTTTCAGCGCTGAAAGCGGATGAATCCTGTAGAGTTGTTGCGGTGAAAGATACTTCAACGGTATTTCTTCAATACCTGGAAAAGCTTTCTATCACGATTGGTACAGCGATCAAAGTGCTGGAACGTATCGATTTTGATGGCTCTTTAAGTATACAAATCGCGGATGAGGAGCCAAGAAATGTATCGATGAAGTTTGCAGAAAGTTTGTTTGTAAAGAGATAG
- a CDS encoding TonB-dependent receptor, translating to MKAISIRATTTILFIFFAISAWAQTGIIEGKVISEGSPLPQVNISLQGTSSIIMTDSAGRYKLPAIAAGTYKVQASAVGFRKMSKTIVLKKGEQLKLDFDLSNFQNDLNEVVVTGTLKEVNRLESPVPVEVYTPAFFKKNPTPSIFEALQNVNGVRPQLNCNICNTGDIHINGLEGPYTMILIDGMPIVSSLSTVYGLSGIPNSLVEQIEVVKGPASSLYGSEAVGGLINIITKKPQNAPLFSADVFGTTYQEFNADLGLKTKVGSATALTGINYFKFGNVVDHNHDNFTDVTLQDRISVFQKWNFQRKDNRLFTVAGRYLYEDRWGGETNWNKSYRGGDQVYGESIYTKRWEFIGNYQLPLKEKIFFAFSYNNHDQDSRYGTNSYIATQKVGFGQFTWDKKIKNHDLLVGTALRYTYYDDNTPATELNNPAKNIWLPGVFVQDEITIAPQHKFLAGFRYDYNSLHGNIFTPRFAYKWNLNEQNILRLNAGTGFRVVNIFTEDHAALTGARDVVIADKLKPEKTYNVNLNYLRKMYAADGTFFGIETSAFYTYFNNRIIGDFDTDPNKIIYNNLDGYAVSKGLTANMDIAFNNGLKIVLGATYQDVATYEHGVKKQQILTEKFSGNWAVSYKIRKLDLGIDYTGNIYSPMRLPILGPLDPRREFSPVWSIQNIQFTYSGFNRFELYGGIKNLLNWTPNKGNPFIIAGANNPFDRGLEYETDGKVKPTDSNPYGLTFDPNYVFGPNQNMRGFFGIRYTIK from the coding sequence ATGAAAGCCATCTCGATTCGAGCCACCACCACGATCTTATTTATATTTTTTGCAATATCCGCCTGGGCACAAACAGGGATTATTGAAGGAAAGGTTATTTCTGAGGGTAGCCCGCTTCCTCAGGTGAATATCAGTCTCCAGGGAACCAGCTCTATCATCATGACCGATAGTGCAGGTAGGTATAAACTCCCGGCAATTGCTGCGGGAACCTATAAAGTGCAGGCCAGCGCTGTGGGTTTCAGAAAAATGAGCAAGACCATTGTCCTGAAAAAGGGAGAACAACTAAAACTGGACTTCGACCTGAGTAATTTTCAGAATGATCTGAATGAAGTGGTCGTAACGGGAACTTTAAAAGAAGTGAACCGCCTGGAAAGTCCGGTACCGGTAGAAGTATATACGCCGGCTTTCTTCAAAAAAAATCCAACTCCCAGCATCTTTGAAGCTTTGCAAAATGTAAATGGAGTAAGACCACAGTTGAATTGTAATATCTGTAATACAGGGGATATTCATATCAATGGATTGGAGGGGCCTTATACCATGATTCTGATTGATGGAATGCCTATTGTGAGCAGCTTATCCACTGTGTATGGCCTTTCAGGTATTCCAAATTCCCTGGTAGAGCAAATTGAAGTGGTGAAAGGGCCGGCATCTTCTCTTTATGGAAGTGAAGCGGTTGGGGGCTTGATTAATATCATTACTAAAAAACCTCAAAATGCACCTTTATTTTCTGCGGATGTTTTCGGAACAACTTATCAGGAATTCAATGCAGATCTGGGTCTGAAAACCAAAGTAGGATCTGCAACTGCATTAACAGGGATCAACTACTTTAAATTCGGAAATGTGGTAGACCATAACCACGATAATTTTACTGATGTTACCTTGCAGGATAGGATATCTGTATTTCAGAAATGGAATTTCCAACGCAAGGATAATCGCTTGTTTACGGTAGCAGGCCGCTATTTATATGAAGACCGTTGGGGAGGAGAAACCAATTGGAATAAATCTTATCGCGGTGGAGATCAGGTTTACGGAGAAAGTATTTATACCAAAAGATGGGAGTTTATTGGAAATTATCAGCTTCCTTTAAAGGAAAAAATCTTCTTTGCTTTTTCTTATAATAACCATGATCAGGATAGCCGATATGGGACCAATTCCTATATCGCCACGCAGAAAGTTGGATTTGGGCAATTCACCTGGGACAAAAAAATAAAGAATCATGATTTGCTGGTTGGGACTGCGTTACGCTATACTTATTACGACGATAATACTCCGGCTACAGAACTGAATAACCCGGCAAAAAATATCTGGTTGCCAGGTGTCTTTGTACAGGATGAAATCACAATTGCCCCCCAGCATAAATTTCTCGCAGGCTTCAGATATGATTATAATTCTTTACATGGAAATATCTTTACACCAAGATTTGCTTATAAATGGAACCTGAATGAGCAGAATATTTTGCGTTTAAATGCGGGTACCGGCTTCAGGGTAGTGAACATATTCACAGAAGATCATGCCGCTTTAACAGGCGCCAGAGACGTGGTGATTGCCGATAAGCTAAAACCAGAGAAAACCTATAACGTAAATCTGAATTATTTGAGGAAAATGTACGCGGCCGACGGCACTTTCTTTGGAATCGAGACTTCTGCATTCTACACGTATTTCAACAATAGAATTATTGGTGATTTTGACACTGATCCTAATAAAATCATCTATAATAACCTGGACGGTTATGCGGTGAGCAAAGGATTAACAGCGAATATGGACATTGCCTTTAATAACGGACTGAAGATCGTATTGGGTGCAACTTATCAGGATGTGGCTACCTATGAGCATGGAGTTAAAAAACAACAGATCCTGACTGAAAAATTCTCGGGAAACTGGGCGGTGTCCTATAAAATCAGAAAGCTGGATCTGGGAATCGATTATACAGGGAATATTTACAGTCCGATGCGTTTGCCGATACTAGGGCCTCTGGATCCGAGAAGGGAATTTTCTCCGGTATGGAGCATTCAGAATATTCAGTTTACCTACAGCGGCTTTAACAGGTTTGAGCTCTACGGAGGCATAAAGAATCTGCTCAACTGGACGCCAAACAAAGGAAATCCGTTTATCATTGCCGGTGCGAATAACCCCTTCGATAGAGGTTTGGAGTACGAAACTGACGGGAAGGTAAAACCTACAGATAGCAATCCTTATGGTTTAACTTTTGACCCTAATTATGTCTTTGGACCAAATCAGAACATGAGGGGATTTTTTGGCATCAGGTATACCATAAAATAA
- a CDS encoding putative sensor domain DACNV-containing protein: MIYQSTYQAAWVIAPKVEAIFAAHLSAARESGEDDLAPLPTANVVEAIIDATFWASLRKEEGHSPKISLAYLPPQQAGNPLLFKHRLPLSPGILTKIAPGVERAGIHLGVWLEDDELFIWGTTVSIPNFCFVLDVSEPALLVIKHRRIYGFGKFTNIAVLKGDQVKMVDENSTNMADCPPMLLSLLDLTAPSYWNDSVNVMIQLAVSMRSHGRGGTLLVVPADTNNWLQSIIKPIQYYIQPAFTGLSKLLQQDRKEASQIFWQTALKREVEHLAGLTAVDGATVISSDYELLSFGAKIGRAKGKENIDELSFSEPIKGGDAIVVHPTKVGGTRHLSAAQFVHDQRDATALVASQDGHFTIYTWSESQGRVQAHRIDTLLL, translated from the coding sequence ATGATCTACCAGTCGACCTATCAGGCAGCATGGGTTATTGCCCCAAAAGTTGAAGCTATTTTTGCAGCGCATCTTTCTGCGGCAAGAGAAAGCGGCGAAGATGATCTTGCACCATTGCCTACAGCAAACGTAGTTGAAGCCATCATTGATGCTACATTTTGGGCAAGTCTGCGTAAAGAAGAAGGACATTCTCCAAAGATATCTCTGGCTTATTTACCCCCTCAGCAGGCAGGCAATCCTTTACTTTTTAAGCACCGCCTACCTTTAAGTCCGGGGATTCTTACTAAAATCGCCCCGGGTGTTGAAAGAGCAGGTATCCATTTGGGAGTATGGCTGGAAGATGATGAGTTGTTTATCTGGGGAACTACAGTAAGTATACCCAATTTCTGCTTTGTACTGGATGTTTCTGAACCTGCTTTATTGGTGATCAAACACCGCAGGATTTATGGATTTGGAAAGTTTACCAATATTGCAGTATTGAAAGGTGATCAGGTAAAAATGGTGGACGAAAACAGTACCAATATGGCGGATTGTCCGCCGATGTTGCTTTCTCTGCTGGACCTGACTGCTCCTTCTTACTGGAATGATTCGGTCAATGTAATGATTCAACTGGCTGTTTCTATGCGTAGTCATGGAAGGGGAGGAACATTGCTTGTCGTACCGGCAGATACAAACAACTGGCTTCAGTCTATTATTAAGCCCATTCAATATTATATCCAACCGGCATTTACCGGCTTATCGAAACTTCTTCAGCAAGACCGGAAAGAAGCCAGTCAGATTTTCTGGCAAACGGCACTGAAGCGGGAAGTAGAGCACCTTGCCGGGCTGACTGCAGTTGATGGCGCCACAGTGATCAGCAGTGATTATGAACTGCTGTCTTTCGGAGCCAAAATCGGTCGGGCAAAAGGAAAAGAAAATATTGATGAGCTCTCTTTCTCTGAACCCATAAAAGGAGGAGATGCCATTGTAGTTCACCCGACTAAAGTTGGTGGAACAAGGCACCTTTCCGCAGCCCAGTTTGTCCATGACCAAAGAGATGCGACTGCTTTAGTGGCTTCTCAGGATGGACATTTTACAATTTATACCTGGTCTGAAAGTCAGGGAAGGGTACAGGCACATCGTATTGATACCTTACTGTTATAA
- a CDS encoding PadR family transcriptional regulator: MIAENTQTQMRKGILEYCVLLIISRGEIYASDIIAELKSAKLLVVEGTLYPLLTRLKNNGLLSYNWVESTSGPPRKYYLLTAEGKAILSQLDYTWQELAYAIDTSKKGADLESGNQTN, encoded by the coding sequence ATGATAGCAGAAAATACGCAAACACAAATGCGAAAGGGCATATTGGAATACTGTGTGCTCCTGATCATATCCAGAGGTGAGATCTATGCTTCTGATATTATCGCAGAATTAAAGTCAGCCAAATTGTTGGTGGTAGAAGGAACTTTGTATCCGCTGCTTACCCGATTAAAAAATAATGGCTTGTTGAGTTACAACTGGGTCGAGTCTACTTCAGGGCCTCCCCGGAAATACTACCTTTTAACGGCTGAAGGGAAAGCCATCCTCAGTCAGCTGGATTATACCTGGCAAGAGCTGGCCTATGCAATAGATACTTCAAAAAAAGGAGCTGATCTGGAATCCGGGAACCAAACTAATTAA
- a CDS encoding PspC domain-containing protein: MKKTLNINIGNSIVHIEEDAYEMLTVYLNEVKHHFAKNADDFEIVTDIENRIAEMFGEILTAQQKQAINIDDVKSVTAQMGSVKDFETSEESEGTVDPLSHIPPYDGVKKLYRDTDQAMVAGVCIGLAHYLGMEARWIRLAALISVFVGGSGILAYLIMWIVIPRAESRSEKMTMRGEAPNLRGFANSHLNPLMKQSRGFIAEFFEFLGSFIQGAGKTLFKIIAVGIIIFGSFFLLGLIVMTAGLFGIWDSDVYNYFPVSMVNENYLSSLVFATFIVFAVPLLALVLFSIRVAFNGKAINKTLSFGLLIIWLGGVVVGIFYIAKITTEFKESAELAQVSSLVPHKTILLTVDKSRFFSKQDSINYQIDPDNYKGRRILNDHHGPFDEPRNVSLRIEKSEQGKSELIRNYSAQGKTFEAALKEAQNIHYDFLQTDSVLNFSSRLHLTKKASWRNQEVNLMLKVPVGTHLKISRELEWFLNGYNYWGCNEDPGVEFSEWIMTDTGLKCLNERKDPENE; the protein is encoded by the coding sequence ATGAAGAAGACACTTAACATAAATATTGGTAACTCCATCGTTCACATTGAAGAGGATGCTTACGAGATGCTTACCGTTTACCTGAATGAAGTAAAGCATCATTTTGCAAAAAATGCAGACGATTTTGAAATCGTAACAGATATTGAGAACCGGATTGCCGAAATGTTTGGCGAGATCCTGACCGCTCAGCAGAAACAGGCCATCAATATAGATGATGTAAAATCTGTAACCGCACAGATGGGTTCTGTAAAGGATTTCGAAACTTCAGAAGAATCTGAAGGTACCGTGGATCCCCTTTCTCATATTCCTCCGTACGATGGGGTGAAAAAATTATATAGAGACACAGATCAGGCAATGGTTGCCGGTGTATGTATTGGCCTGGCTCATTACCTGGGCATGGAAGCACGTTGGATTCGTCTGGCAGCTTTAATTTCTGTGTTTGTTGGAGGATCGGGTATCCTGGCTTATCTGATCATGTGGATCGTTATTCCAAGGGCAGAAAGCAGGTCTGAGAAAATGACAATGAGAGGGGAAGCACCAAACCTGAGAGGATTTGCAAATAGCCACCTGAATCCTTTGATGAAACAATCGCGTGGGTTTATTGCAGAGTTTTTTGAATTTCTTGGCAGCTTTATTCAAGGCGCGGGAAAAACGTTGTTTAAAATAATTGCGGTTGGAATTATCATTTTCGGCTCCTTCTTTCTTTTAGGCCTGATTGTAATGACTGCCGGTTTATTTGGAATCTGGGATTCTGATGTTTATAACTATTTTCCGGTAAGCATGGTGAATGAAAATTACCTTAGCTCCTTAGTATTTGCCACCTTTATTGTTTTTGCAGTCCCATTGCTGGCTTTAGTACTTTTCTCCATCAGAGTGGCTTTTAATGGGAAGGCGATTAACAAAACTCTTTCTTTTGGCTTGCTGATCATCTGGCTTGGCGGAGTAGTGGTAGGTATATTTTACATCGCTAAGATTACCACAGAATTTAAGGAAAGTGCCGAGCTGGCTCAGGTTTCTTCATTGGTTCCGCATAAAACCATCCTTCTGACGGTAGACAAGAGCCGTTTCTTTAGTAAACAAGATAGCATCAATTATCAGATAGACCCTGATAATTACAAAGGCCGGAGAATTTTAAATGATCATCACGGTCCTTTTGATGAACCCAGAAATGTAAGCCTTAGGATTGAAAAAAGTGAGCAGGGAAAAAGCGAGCTGATTAGAAATTATAGCGCACAGGGAAAAACGTTTGAAGCTGCTTTAAAAGAAGCCCAGAATATTCATTATGACTTTTTGCAAACGGATTCTGTGCTGAATTTCAGTTCACGTTTACACCTGACTAAAAAAGCCAGCTGGCGTAATCAGGAAGTTAATCTGATGCTTAAAGTACCTGTAGGCACCCATTTAAAAATCAGTCGCGAGCTGGAATGGTTTTTAAACGGGTACAATTACTGGGGCTGTAATGAGGATCCTGGTGTTGAATTTTCAGAATGGATCATGACAGATACAGGCTTAAAATGTCTGAATGAACGTAAAGATCCGGAGAACGAATAG
- a CDS encoding carboxypeptidase-like regulatory domain-containing protein, translating into MRFINFFIALILLSTSVQLSANAQQDSIVLDNIISKTKKLSDEHPVEKVYVHFDKPYYSVADTIWFKAYLTMEQNIPSQLSKIVYVDVVNAKDSLVQTIKLPAVNSVATGNIPLTPGTYKQGNYYIRAYTVWMLNSNEKYFFSKTIPIGEAIDKQLITHFSYKNTQSEKSQSIEAIVQFKNADKVAQANKTVNWRVISNYEIVSKGKGTTDQNGILKIKIEPKKNELITNGELITELSTTDKDIVTSSFNLRPVASTHDVQFFPEGGEMISGLALRISFKAITAKGLGIDLKGTVTDSQGNTLSNFNSSHLGMGSFYLNMEPDKTYKANITFKDGSTKSFDLPKALPSGIITQITNTDPSAFNLKIMANDNYYQQNKGKVFFIVATQGGIIYYAAKTRLATQVNSAKIPKDKFPAGIVQVTLFSESGDPINERLAFNYPLNENLSLKTDLPSYKPRQKVKLTLSPKNATQPLEGNYSISVTDESKVPVNEETETTILSSLLLTSDLQGYVEKPNYYFTKTDEKKLADLDVLMLTQGYRRFAYKDILGNKFPPVTYLPEQDMRITGTLRDRTGMPVRKGALRLTVPGTNISSEAITSPSGLFAFSNLSIPDSSEVLINAKYSTNGSNLMIMLDGSPLPEVGKNPYPAEEVVNIDSTLSAYLSNSKRQYSYLRTLKEVKIEGAKVKKPSHADHPSLAGLSSITGTVIDGDRLKDCNSLALCLQTMAMGLTFFENNFYVTRDYQAGSRVPVQIFINGMALDYMALLSVLPTDVESVEVFTKDELGTINRMYNTNGVLVVNTKKVKKSTMSLADLKKMMPQQNMLKFSPKGFSKQREFYMPKYTNPANTYNFNDLRSTIYWNPKVVTSGTAPLTLEYFNADGKGTYRAVIEGVDKFGNLSRFVYRYTVK; encoded by the coding sequence ATGAGATTTATAAACTTCTTTATTGCCCTTATACTGCTATCTACTTCCGTGCAACTTTCTGCCAATGCACAGCAGGACAGTATCGTTTTAGACAACATTATTAGCAAAACCAAAAAGCTATCCGATGAACACCCCGTAGAAAAGGTATATGTCCATTTTGATAAACCTTACTACAGCGTGGCCGATACCATCTGGTTTAAAGCTTACCTGACTATGGAACAAAATATCCCTTCGCAGCTGAGCAAGATCGTTTATGTGGATGTGGTCAATGCAAAAGATTCTTTGGTACAAACCATAAAATTACCAGCTGTGAACAGCGTAGCCACAGGAAACATCCCCCTTACCCCTGGTACTTATAAACAAGGAAATTATTACATCAGGGCTTATACCGTATGGATGCTCAATTCAAATGAAAAGTATTTTTTCAGCAAGACCATTCCTATCGGGGAAGCTATAGACAAACAACTCATCACCCACTTCAGCTATAAGAACACACAGAGCGAAAAGAGTCAAAGTATTGAGGCCATAGTACAATTCAAAAATGCAGATAAAGTAGCACAGGCAAACAAGACGGTCAACTGGAGAGTGATCTCCAATTACGAAATTGTGAGTAAAGGAAAAGGAACAACCGACCAGAATGGAATCCTGAAAATAAAAATTGAACCTAAAAAGAATGAACTGATCACTAACGGAGAACTGATTACCGAACTCAGTACCACAGATAAAGATATCGTGACTTCCAGCTTTAATCTGAGGCCCGTAGCCAGCACCCATGATGTTCAGTTTTTCCCTGAAGGTGGAGAAATGATTAGCGGATTAGCGCTGCGGATTAGCTTTAAGGCCATTACAGCGAAGGGACTGGGGATCGACCTCAAAGGAACCGTAACTGACAGCCAGGGAAATACCCTGAGCAACTTCAATTCCAGTCATTTAGGTATGGGTTCTTTTTACCTGAATATGGAGCCTGATAAAACCTATAAGGCAAACATTACCTTTAAAGACGGAAGCACTAAAAGTTTTGACTTACCTAAAGCGTTGCCATCAGGAATCATTACTCAGATTACCAACACTGATCCGTCGGCTTTTAATTTGAAAATTATGGCCAACGACAACTATTATCAGCAGAACAAAGGGAAGGTTTTCTTTATTGTAGCTACTCAGGGCGGAATTATCTATTATGCTGCCAAAACACGTTTGGCAACTCAGGTTAACTCAGCAAAAATTCCTAAGGACAAATTTCCAGCAGGAATTGTTCAGGTGACCTTATTTTCGGAATCCGGAGACCCAATTAACGAGAGGCTGGCATTCAACTATCCGCTAAATGAAAACCTATCCCTTAAAACGGACCTTCCATCCTATAAACCAAGACAAAAAGTAAAACTGACCCTTAGTCCTAAAAATGCAACCCAACCATTGGAAGGAAATTATTCAATCTCTGTTACCGATGAATCTAAAGTACCGGTTAATGAAGAAACGGAAACCACGATTTTGAGTTCCCTGTTGCTGACTTCAGATCTTCAGGGATATGTTGAAAAGCCAAATTATTATTTCACTAAAACAGATGAGAAAAAGCTCGCAGACCTGGATGTGCTAATGCTTACGCAGGGTTATCGCCGCTTTGCCTACAAAGACATTCTTGGCAATAAGTTTCCTCCGGTTACCTACTTACCAGAACAGGATATGCGCATTACCGGAACATTACGGGACCGTACTGGTATGCCGGTAAGGAAAGGGGCCTTGCGCTTAACCGTTCCCGGGACTAATATTTCTTCGGAGGCAATTACCAGTCCTTCCGGTTTGTTTGCCTTTTCCAACTTATCAATCCCGGATTCATCCGAAGTACTGATTAATGCGAAATATAGTACCAATGGTTCTAACCTGATGATCATGCTGGATGGATCACCTTTACCTGAAGTAGGCAAAAATCCTTATCCTGCAGAAGAAGTAGTCAACATTGACAGTACTTTATCTGCCTATTTAAGTAACAGCAAGCGTCAGTATAGCTATCTCCGTACCCTAAAAGAAGTAAAAATTGAGGGTGCGAAAGTAAAAAAACCTAGTCATGCTGATCATCCGTCCCTGGCTGGATTAAGTTCAATCACCGGAACAGTGATTGATGGGGATCGCCTGAAAGATTGTAATTCCCTTGCACTCTGCCTGCAGACTATGGCTATGGGGCTAACGTTTTTTGAGAATAATTTCTATGTAACCCGGGATTATCAGGCGGGAAGCAGGGTACCCGTACAGATTTTCATCAATGGAATGGCACTGGATTATATGGCTTTATTAAGCGTCCTCCCAACAGACGTAGAATCTGTAGAGGTTTTCACCAAAGATGAACTTGGAACCATCAACAGGATGTACAATACCAATGGCGTTTTGGTGGTGAATACAAAGAAAGTGAAGAAAAGCACAATGAGCCTTGCTGATCTGAAAAAAATGATGCCTCAGCAGAACATGTTAAAATTCAGTCCGAAAGGTTTCAGCAAACAGAGAGAGTTTTATATGCCAAAATATACCAACCCTGCAAACACCTATAATTTTAATGATTTAAGAAGTACCATTTACTGGAATCCAAAAGTGGTTACTTCCGGAACTGCTCCGTTAACATTAGAATATTTTAATGCAGATGGTAAAGGAACTTACAGAGCAGTGATTGAAGGGGTAGACAAATTCGGCAATTTAAGCCGCTTTGTCTACCGCTATACAGTGAAGTAA